From Flavobacterium arcticum, the proteins below share one genomic window:
- a CDS encoding glycoside hydrolase 5 family protein, with product MKNIKLLVCLVALQLVTSCGDNKKKEESTENKIEQATIERITVKGTEFYKGDKPYRYIGTNYWYGSLLGAKEGGNRERLTEELDIMKANGIDNLRIMVGAESGKQDYTVTPALQPEQGEYDNNLLDGLDYLLNEMRKRDMHAVLYLTNNWEWSGGMAQYLEWNGKGKLPNPNIAPNTWPQFMEYTKQFHSCEPCIEAFNNHIKFILGRSNAYNNVKYTKDNTIMAWQVANEPRVFTADNEEKFTKWLTGVVNLIDSLDSYHLISTGSEGKAGSADDIAIFERTHNNPKIDYLTMHTWPKNWGWYDHNNAESTLPVAIDNALEYINNHITLAEKMNKPIVLEEFGLPRTGESLDRQSFTKERDTFYKAIFDRLEQSAAHKEAFAAVNFWGFAGTGKNDPNNGKWDKGEDYTTDPPQEPQGLNSVFASDTSTLTMIKEYNITLNK from the coding sequence ATGAAAAACATAAAACTATTAGTCTGTCTTGTAGCTCTTCAGCTTGTTACCTCTTGCGGAGATAATAAAAAGAAAGAAGAATCTACTGAAAATAAAATCGAACAGGCTACTATAGAAAGAATAACTGTAAAAGGAACAGAGTTCTATAAAGGCGACAAACCCTATCGTTATATAGGTACTAACTATTGGTATGGTTCACTATTAGGAGCTAAAGAAGGTGGAAACCGTGAACGTCTTACCGAAGAGTTAGATATAATGAAAGCCAATGGTATTGATAATCTTCGTATAATGGTGGGTGCAGAATCGGGTAAGCAAGATTACACTGTTACCCCTGCCCTACAGCCAGAACAAGGTGAGTATGACAATAACTTGCTTGATGGGCTAGATTACTTACTTAACGAAATGCGTAAAAGAGATATGCATGCTGTGCTTTACCTTACCAATAACTGGGAATGGAGTGGCGGTATGGCACAATATTTAGAGTGGAACGGGAAAGGCAAACTGCCAAACCCTAACATTGCGCCTAATACATGGCCACAGTTTATGGAATATACTAAGCAGTTTCATAGTTGCGAGCCTTGTATAGAAGCTTTTAACAATCATATTAAGTTTATACTTGGTCGTAGTAACGCCTACAATAACGTAAAATATACAAAAGACAATACTATTATGGCTTGGCAGGTAGCCAATGAACCAAGGGTGTTTACAGCCGATAATGAGGAGAAATTTACCAAATGGCTTACGGGTGTAGTTAACCTAATAGATAGTTTAGACAGCTACCACCTTATCTCTACAGGTAGTGAAGGTAAAGCAGGATCGGCAGATGATATTGCTATTTTTGAACGCACCCACAACAACCCAAAAATAGATTACCTTACCATGCATACTTGGCCAAAAAACTGGGGCTGGTATGACCATAATAACGCAGAGTCAACCTTACCAGTAGCTATTGATAATGCATTAGAGTATATAAATAATCATATTACATTAGCCGAAAAAATGAACAAGCCTATAGTATTAGAAGAGTTTGGGCTACCTAGAACAGGAGAAAGCTTAGATAGGCAATCTTTTACTAAAGAAAGAGATACTTTTTATAAAGCTATTTTTGATAGGTTAGAACAGAGTGCAGCACACAAAGAGGCTTTCGCTGCTGTAAACTTTTGGGGGTTTGCTGGTACTGGCAAAAACGACCCTAACAATGGCAAGTGGGATAAAGGAGAAGATTATACTACCGACCCACCACAAGAACCACAAGGTCTTAACTCGGTTTTTGCTTCTGATACCTCAACCCTTACTATGATAAAAGAATACAATATTACGCTTAATAAATAA